The Osmerus eperlanus chromosome 1, fOsmEpe2.1, whole genome shotgun sequence genome includes the window ATAAACCTTAAAATGATCACATTCTCTTCAAATACCCATTGCCATATTCGTCTAAACATAGTAATACATTtagcgaaaataaataaataaaactgggCTTGCTTAAATTGAATGGGATTACTGTCCAGAATTGAGCAAGTGGGATTAAGATTAGAGATTAAAGAACTGGATTATAATCCAGACATAATCTTGATAACTTCATCTATGACTGGACAATATTCTGGTTGATTCTTATTAAAACTATGTTTGTTCGTGCAGGGCAGTATGGGTATGTGTCCCCTGCTCCTGCTGCTCAGTCTAGCCCTGGGGACCTCTGCCCAGGAACCTCCCTCCCCGACAGGTAAGACAGGGACACGTATCACAACAATATGGACTATGATGCTCTAAAAAGTAGGGAGCTGACATTTTATGTACAGCAGTTTCTTGCTAAAGTTGAGCAAAGTACACCTGTAAAAGATCTGAGAAAAGATCATCTATGAATTGGTACTGAACTTGAGTTTAACCTTTTCTATGAGGAGAGCATCAACTAAAATGCTTGTGATGTTGTGGAACTGTAATTTGACTTCCTAAAAGCATAATATGTAGGGCATGCTGTGTGATGTGATGTCAGTTATGGTTGCCGCTTGATGGTGGGGTTTCATGGAAATGCGACCCTAATTTTAGAAATCTAAAGAGAGCCAGAAGGACACCTTGCGTGAATGCTATAAGAGAAGGGATTTGGAATTcaaatgttttgtgtttctccTTTACCATCTTTTTGTAAGGTCCAATCCATACTGCCAAACCCCCAAACCTTACTGCGGCCTCCCTCCTCAATGTTACGGTGCTAACGCCCCCTGTTGCACCAACCACGACAATTGCCACAGCATCAACAGTTGCAACCACAACGACCACCACAACAATCgccacaacaacaaacaatgaGGCTGTATTAACAGGGGGTCCTGCTGCCACCCCCGTGCCTGCTCCCCATCTTCCCCCTGCCCCAACCAAAGACCCTCTGGCCCCCCCGACCACAGTGCAGTCCCCAGTCTCAACAACCGTCGTCCAGGATGGGGGAGGCGGAGCATACAACGCAACCAGGCCTTCTGGTCCGGAAGGCACAACGCTGTACACAGACATGGGTACAGATTTTTCCCTGGAGATGGAGACCTCCACTGAGACCACCGTTGAGCACACATCGGCCAACAGCAACAacattccaggtgtgtgtgtgtgtggtcggtcACTCTACTGGGTCGATTAAATGaatgaaaaagaagaagaatattGAATGTCCATTGTCCACATCGCTACAAAACGTGGTGCCGTTTTTTCGAGCTTTTCTCGCAGGAAGCAGAGAGATTTGAATATGTAAACACGGTGCACGGTGCCTGCTTTTTGTGCCTGTGTACCTCTGAGTAATAGGATTAGCAAGCTGGGAAACACAATGCATGGGTTGTCTCTGATATGTTGCCATTTCTGTCGAGACTTGGTGAGAACGCTTTTCTTGTCTTTTCGTTCACAGGTGGCAACGAGACAGGTGAGACAGCCCTCAGTTGTGTGTAAACTAGTACAGTAATGACTGTCAGATGGAGGTAGGATGGACTGGATACAAAACACCTAAAGGTAGACTCAGGGAAATGTTATCATTCTGTACCCTGGAGGGACTTCCTTTGATACCAACAACATCATAGACTTAAGCTTAAAACTGGCTATTAACTACCCGATATATCCTCAATAGACCCTCACGCTTTCATCGTAAACACATAAGCGTCCCTGAAACCGCAAGTCTCTCAATTTTCAACCAACATATCATGCACCTTCAAAGCACACCACCGTGCATGTCTTTCCTTATATCGCCCCCGGAGAGATGCAACAGATGTCGTCAGCAATCAGAGCAGCTGCTATATGTCAGTTATATAAGACTGTCCCCAATGTGTTAGTTAGggttgtcttcctcctcccatctatGGCTCCTCTGTTGCTAGGCATTAGCCGGCGACCAGTCTTCTGCCATGTCAGCCTCTCTGTCCACCATTGTGGGGGATGCGTTAGAATGTATACACTGTTCCACATAGAGTAAATCACTCTCTATCCAATGTTCTATGAAGGGGTGTTGCGATGCAGCTGAAGATTTTCTAAATGAATTGCTTGCATGCCAATCGGGGGTGGTAGATGTGATGAAACTATACTGGTCGACAGCAATTGAGTGGAGTATATTGAGTAATTCAGGTCTCATTTGTATTTGTTCATGTACTTTGTacttatgtattttatttattaacgTTTCACTCCAGGGTTTATTGTTGCTTGGCTAGCTGCATCTTAATCTATATTTAATTCAACACGACATGTCACCACAGGCGTGTGTTGAACGTCAAATTATGCCCCTTTATATCAGAGGAAAAAAAACTTGACTGACGTTTGTTTTGTTCTTGGACCCTATTTGAAAGCTGTTAGAATTaatcttttctcttcctcccttcctccctcgtaAATCCCTGATCTAATGTCAATAGATTTGTAACAACTGTGTAGAAGAGACACTTGACTCATCTAATCACGTAAGATCAGATACTGCCTCTAGGAACAGAAGGATGGATTTATTTCTAGAATATTCAAACAGGGCTCACTTTACAGTGCATATGAAATGTATTGTGAGTAGGGTGAGGTCGAAAACAATATGCTTTTTAAGCATGTGCGTAGACTTGATATCCAATGTAATTATGCATGTCAGGAAAAATAACTCATGACTCTTCAGCATGTCTTGCATCAGATGCTGAAAAAATACGTATTTTTGTCAAATGTTCTATATggtacaatttttttttgggAATTGGCCCATAAGTTAAATAGTGATGTATCTTTTTAGTGATTACACAGGACAGAGTGTTCACCCTAGTGATGTAGTTCTTTATCTCTGTGAGCACATAACATATTAACAGAGACACCATGACATTAGACTTCTCATGACAATGGAAAAAGAACCCTCAAGTTGTCACCACTGTCACAGATTTACTTTGAGACCTGGCACATGTGCTTTTACTGTtcttaaaaaaaagtatttctctctctctcttcctatctctccctctctatctctcatacacacactctttttctcAGAACAAGAGCCCCCCTCTGATGAAATGCCCATCATCGCTGTGATGgtggccctctcctccctgcttgtcatagtcttcatcatcatcatcctttaCATGCTGAGGTCAGACTTATCAcacatgccaacacacacacaaaacccttCTGCCACACCGTACAAGAGATAGCCGGCAAACTCGAGTCATGTGGGTCTGTTAGTCAGAACAACAGAATGAGACACATCCCATTGACATCTGTGATTCGATCTAGCTGAATCCATATTGTAGAATTGTTTTTGCAACAGACTCAGTACACGCAATTCTGTTCATATGATGCAGACTGTCCGATTCAAGTGTTCTTTTAAGTCTTTCTTTTGGTTAAATAAGTAGTCAGAAAGATATAAATGTGATTTTTGTCgacgtaatttttttttttcactctataaaaaaatattctaaCGCAATGTAGCTCGTGTGTAATATCATACAGGTGAAATAGCAGTAGTTTTGGTTGTCTCTATTTTGCGAACGAATTGTTCTTTGCGAATGAATTGCTAATTGGAGTGATACCACTCTTAATCTGGGATTAGGTCTTCCTTGCTAAACTGTCAGGTGTCGCCTAGCAGGGGGTTGTTCAGTCTCTAGTGCTGCTCAGCAGCTCACACCTACATGTGCTTCCTGTGTTGAGAAATTTACAACATGGCATCTTCTGCCAGTGTGCACTTGTGCAGCCTGGTCCTAAAgatgccctgcatgttttagatgtgtcCCTGCTCCCACATGCCTGATTCCAATTAATGGATTGTTTTGAAGCTCAACAGAAGCCTgacaacaacccattcatttgaatcatgtGTGTTGAAAGAGGGAAGCGTCAAAaagtgcagggcagggggtccttGAAGACCAGGGTTGCGAGAGGCTGCACTAGAGCACATCCCAATAAAATATGTTAACATGTGGTCACATatctcaacacacactcaatcaatTGGTTCCTTCAAGCTGGAGACCTGTGGGGATGGCCCAGGGTGCTGCAGTTACCATGGCAATGACTGATTGTGATTCTGGAGTGAGATTCCTGAAATATGTATTCATCctagtgtgtgtatgctatGGGGTGATTGACAGGTTTAAGAAGTACAAGCAAGCGGGCAGCCATTCCAATTCCTTCAGGCTGACCAACGGCAGATCAGATGAAACAGGTAAAATCATGTCTATTGCTGTATTGCGTATGCCGTTATACTTGTGTGTGGCAAGCATACGTGGACGTCTATCATCTGATGTTGTATTCAGTCCACATCTgatgtgtacatttgtgtacaCACCTGGTTACATTTAAGTGGCCCAGGGTACGATTAGATGGACCTCACAATCTTGACCAATAACCTTGTCATCCACAAACTCCTGGGCCAATGTTGTTAGTGTATTGTTCATTGGAATGACTTAAGATCCTTCTGCGTCTAGCGCTCTGTGCCTCAGTGGGAGTGTAATGCTACAGTGACATCAGGTGTTCATGGTGTGGTATGACAGTAAATGTTGAGAGTTCGTGTGTTTTGGAATGTGGTTTTTACAATCCCTAatacatttgtttttatattttacTGGGTTTTGGTAGGTGAATTTAATAATGCTGCTTAGATTTTTTTGCTTCACAACAGTATAGGTctcactttttttctctccttttttctacTCGGTATCTCCACCTATCTTCCCTCctgtttctttcctctccttcctgcttGCTGGCTCAGAGCTACAGAGTGTGCCGCTATTGGCCCGCTCTCCCAGTACAAACAGGAAGTATCCGCCCCTTCCTGTCGacaagctggaggaggagatgaatcgTCGCATGGCCGACGACAACAAGCTCTTCAGGGAGGAGTTCAATGTAAGCCCAAGTACACCTAGTCcccctgtttttgtttttttccactctctcacccgctcttccacacagacatacatttaTCAGAtttttctttctcattctcacactccctctcgcactcattcacacaagcagacacaaaAAAGTGTGAAGTCTTATCAAACAtgcgctcactcacacacgcagatgCTAACACAGTCGTTTgtaaacacatacactcacaaccAAGTGATCTATGCATTTGCACCGATATTACATCAATGCATTTCCCACCTTGTATATCACCAGTACTTAAGAAATGCATGACGGAACACGCCGCAATACCAAACGCCGTCCATAGCGCTGAGCTGGTACAACCAGGCTTGTCCCTTCGTCTCCCCCTAACacgtctccctccatctgtctgtccaggCGCTGCCGGTGTGTCCCATCCAGGCTTCGTGCGACGCCGCCTCCAAAGAGGAGAACAAGGAGAAGAACCGCTACGTCAACATCTTGCCGTGTGAGtgacgagggggagagagggggggaggagagagagaggtggggagaaggaggagagaaagagggaggggaagaaagaaagatggaggaagggagaaaggggggggagagagggattaaGAAAGcggtggggagaaggagagaaagagggagggaaagatggaggcagggagaaaagcgggaggggagagagaggggaagggagaagtAAAGGAAAAGGGGGAGCAGTAGCATGCCGTTATCACAATATCATACAATGTATCATAGACACTGTATCACAGACATAAAGGTTGTGTAATTGTGCAAGTGGAGACTGGCACTGTATTTTATGTTCAGTTCAAATTGCATTTTGTAGTGGAACTCTTCAAAAGGTCCACTCCCATGCCAGTAAAATTGCATTAGGGTAGTGTTCTTGTTTCTATGATGTAAATGATAGCTTTGTATCATCTTTCAAGGGGTAAGGATAGTTTGAATACTTAATGATGGTTTTGTTTTGAGACTCGGCATATGTCCGTCTTTCCTTTTGTTTCCGTTgtttctctatttctgtctctgtctctctatctctgtctctctttctgtctctctctctctctctctcttccagatgACCACTCCAGAGTGCATCTCCTGTCTCTGGAAGGAGTCCCAGACTCCGACTTCATCAATGCTTCTTTTATCAATGTGAGTGTGTTATGAGAACACGGCCCAGATTACCGCATTTCAATCCAAAGTGGTGGATAATAGACTCATGCACATTCCCTCCTTTTTTTGTCTCCAGGGTTACCAGGAGAAGAATAAATTCATTGCTGCGCAAGGTAAGTACTGCACAGTTAGATCAGAGCGTTCACTTGTCTTTTTTCTAGTTATCTAGTCATTTGAATTCTTGCTGGTTGACAGCTATACATcaagttttctctctctgtctccctcaggaCCAAAGGAGGAGACGGTAAACGACTTCTGGAGAATGATTTGGGAGCAGAACACGGCAACCATCGTCATGGTGACCAATctgaaggagagaaaagaggtagAGAACAGAGAAGGGCAAAGATGGAAGGCGTCGATGTGGTGCTagatttgactgtgtgtgtgtgaaaggttaTCCATGCTGGTGCCACTCAAAGGTTCTGaagcaaagaaaaagaaaacaacgTGGTTAAAGCAAAACGACATGGAATGTCATAGTAGCTACTTTGGGGGTTTTATCCGACTATCCTTTCAAAACGAAATTCTATTCTAtaactctcccctctctcttcctctcccctcctcactctctccctctatcccgttcctccctccgtcccccaGTGCAAGTGTGCCCAGTACTGGCCGGACCAGGGCTGCTGGACCTACGGTAACATCCGTGTGTCAGTGGAGGACATGATGGTGCTGGTGGACTATACCATCCGCAAGTTCTGCATCCAGCAGGTGACCCActgttcctccctccttttctcagtctctccttccttccctctctcttactctttctccatctgacccactccctcactctgttttgttccctccctctgtcactctttCCTTCCCTTTCTGCCTTTCTGCATCCAGCAGGTAACTCactgttcctccctccctctctctctccgtccctctctctctgcttctctgacCCACTCCCTCGTTTCCCCCCCACGCTCTCCCTTtcattctccccctccttccctctctctccttgcctctTTCAAATTTCCTAACAAGGTTAACTTTGGTGTTGATTCTATATGTATAATCCATAGtcattcctgtctccctccctcaagGTGGGCGACGTGTCGGGTAAGAAGCCCCAGCGTCTGGTGACCCAGTTCCACTTCACCAGCTGGCCGGACTTTGGTGTGCCTTTCACACCCATAGGCATGCTCAAATTCCTCAAGAAGGTCAAGAACTGCAACCCGCAGTACGCTGGGCCCATAGTGGTGCATTGCAGGtgagtgtgaacgtgtgtgtgtgtgtgtgtgtgaggaagagggagagaggcagagatagatagagatatacctacatacacacacctgcaggaagTTATATTGGGTTAGGGTTTCAGGTTAAATCTGTAGGGTGTGCTACCTACAGGGAATTATATTGGGTTAGGTTTACGTGTTACCTGCGGGGACTAACACAGGGTTTTGATACAGAGGCGTGTCTTTCCTCGCTCTTCTTATTCCCTGTGTCAGCGCGGGCGTGGGGAGGACGGGCACGTTTATAGTGATCGACGCCATGCTGGACATGATGAACACTGAGAGGAAGGTGGACGTGTTCGGCTTTGTCACCCGCATCCGGGCTCAGCGCTGCCAGATGGTGCAGACCGACGTGAGTGTGACTGAAAACGACCTTAACGAGTTCAATAACTATAGGCTGTACATGCGTTAGTTTTCATACTCAAAGTTTGTGCGAAGTTGCTCCTTCACGTCCTctggtcctccctctctccctcccatcttgcctcctcccatcgctctttctccctcttcccctctttcttatccctccctctgtccatcattcattccctctccccatctctccctgaaATCCCCCTCTATCCTTCGCTCCCTCCCATCGCTCCCTTCCTTCCATcttgcctccaccctccctcccatcgctctctctccctcttcccctcttccttatctctctctctccatgtctctttggaatctccctccctccatccctccctcccatctccctccctgtcaACAGATGCAGTACGTGTTCATCTTCCAGGCCATGCTGGAGCACTACCTGTATGGGGAtacagagctggaggtcacctcCCTGGAGTCCCATCTGGCTAAGCTCTACGCCCCCTCACCAGGGGCCGGCTGTGGGGGGATGGAGGCAGagtttaaggtgtgtgtgtatgtgagtgtgtgtgggtttgtatgGGCGCGCgcatgttttctatttttttctttttttttcttttca containing:
- the ptpra gene encoding receptor-type tyrosine-protein phosphatase alpha isoform X2 yields the protein MPISHFKGSMGMCPLLLLLSLALGTSAQEPPSPTGPIHTAKPPNLTAASLLNVTVLTPPVAPTTTIATASTVATTTTTTTIATTTNNEAVLTGGPAATPVPAPHLPPAPTKDPLAPPTTVQSPVSTTVVQDGGGGAYNATRPSGPEGTTLYTDMGTDFSLEMETSTETTVEHTSANSNNIPGVCVCEQEPPSDEMPIIAVMVALSSLLVIVFIIIILYMLRFKKYKQAGSHSNSFRLTNGRSDETELQSVPLLARSPSTNRKYPPLPVDKLEEEMNRRMADDNKLFREEFNALPVCPIQASCDAASKEENKEKNRYVNILPYDHSRVHLLSLEGVPDSDFINASFINGYQEKNKFIAAQGPKEETVNDFWRMIWEQNTATIVMVTNLKERKECKCAQYWPDQGCWTYGNIRVSVEDMMVLVDYTIRKFCIQQVGDVSGKKPQRLVTQFHFTSWPDFGVPFTPIGMLKFLKKVKNCNPQYAGPIVVHCSAGVGRTGTFIVIDAMLDMMNTERKVDVFGFVTRIRAQRCQMVQTDMQYVFIFQAMLEHYLYGDTELEVTSLESHLAKLYAPSPGAGCGGMEAEFKVCVYKLTSIKIQNDKMRTGNLPANMKKNRVLQIIPYEFNRVIIPVKRGEENTDYVNASFIDGYRQKDSYMACQGPLQHTIEDFWRMIWEWRSCSIVMLTELEERGQEKCAQYWPSDGVVVYGDISIELKREEESESYTVRDLLVTNNRENKARAVRLFHFHGWPEVGIPTDGKGMINIIAAVQKQQQQSGNHPITVHCSAGAGRTGTFCALSTVLERVKAEGILDVFQTVKSLRLQRPHMVQTLEQYEFCYKVVQEYIDAFSDYANFK
- the ptpra gene encoding receptor-type tyrosine-protein phosphatase alpha isoform X1 translates to MPISHFKGSMGMCPLLLLLSLALGTSAQEPPSPTGPIHTAKPPNLTAASLLNVTVLTPPVAPTTTIATASTVATTTTTTTIATTTNNEAVLTGGPAATPVPAPHLPPAPTKDPLAPPTTVQSPVSTTVVQDGGGGAYNATRPSGPEGTTLYTDMGTDFSLEMETSTETTVEHTSANSNNIPGGNETEQEPPSDEMPIIAVMVALSSLLVIVFIIIILYMLRFKKYKQAGSHSNSFRLTNGRSDETELQSVPLLARSPSTNRKYPPLPVDKLEEEMNRRMADDNKLFREEFNALPVCPIQASCDAASKEENKEKNRYVNILPYDHSRVHLLSLEGVPDSDFINASFINGYQEKNKFIAAQGPKEETVNDFWRMIWEQNTATIVMVTNLKERKECKCAQYWPDQGCWTYGNIRVSVEDMMVLVDYTIRKFCIQQVGDVSGKKPQRLVTQFHFTSWPDFGVPFTPIGMLKFLKKVKNCNPQYAGPIVVHCSAGVGRTGTFIVIDAMLDMMNTERKVDVFGFVTRIRAQRCQMVQTDMQYVFIFQAMLEHYLYGDTELEVTSLESHLAKLYAPSPGAGCGGMEAEFKVCVYKLTSIKIQNDKMRTGNLPANMKKNRVLQIIPYEFNRVIIPVKRGEENTDYVNASFIDGYRQKDSYMACQGPLQHTIEDFWRMIWEWRSCSIVMLTELEERGQEKCAQYWPSDGVVVYGDISIELKREEESESYTVRDLLVTNNRENKARAVRLFHFHGWPEVGIPTDGKGMINIIAAVQKQQQQSGNHPITVHCSAGAGRTGTFCALSTVLERVKAEGILDVFQTVKSLRLQRPHMVQTLEQYEFCYKVVQEYIDAFSDYANFK
- the ptpra gene encoding receptor-type tyrosine-protein phosphatase alpha isoform X3, whose product is MPISHFKGSMGMCPLLLLLSLALGTSAQEPPSPTGPIHTAKPPNLTAASLLNVTVLTPPVAPTTTIATASTVATTTTTTTIATTTNNEAVLTGGPAATPVPAPHLPPAPTKDPLAPPTTVQSPVSTTVVQDGGGGAYNATRPSGPEGTTLYTDMGTDFSLEMETSTETTVEHTSANSNNIPGGNETEQEPPSDEMPIIAVMVALSSLLVIVFIIIILYMLRFKKYKQAGSHSNSFRLTNGRSDETELQSVPLLARSPSTNRKYPPLPVDKLEEEMNRRMADDNKLFREEFNALPVCPIQASCDAASKEENKEKNRYVNILPYDHSRVHLLSLEGVPDSDFINASFINGYQEKNKFIAAQGPKEETVNDFWRMIWEQNTATIVMVTNLKERKECKCAQYWPDQGCWTYGNIRVSVEDMMVLVDYTIRKFCIQQVGDVSGKKPQRLVTQFHFTSWPDFGVPFTPIGMLKFLKKVKNCNPQYAGPIVVHCSAGVGRTGTFIVIDAMLDMMNTERKVDVFGFVTRIRAQRCQMVQTDMQYVFIFQAMLEHYLYGDTELEVTSLESHLAKLYAPSPGAGCGGMEAEFKKLTSIKIQNDKMRTGNLPANMKKNRVLQIIPYEFNRVIIPVKRGEENTDYVNASFIDGYRQKDSYMACQGPLQHTIEDFWRMIWEWRSCSIVMLTELEERGQEKCAQYWPSDGVVVYGDISIELKREEESESYTVRDLLVTNNRENKARAVRLFHFHGWPEVGIPTDGKGMINIIAAVQKQQQQSGNHPITVHCSAGAGRTGTFCALSTVLERVKAEGILDVFQTVKSLRLQRPHMVQTLEQYEFCYKVVQEYIDAFSDYANFK
- the ptpra gene encoding receptor-type tyrosine-protein phosphatase alpha isoform X4, whose protein sequence is MPISHFKGSMGMCPLLLLLSLALGTSAQEPPSPTGPIHTAKPPNLTAASLLNVTVLTPPVAPTTTIATASTVATTTTTTTIATTTNNEAVLTGGPAATPVPAPHLPPAPTKDPLAPPTTVQSPVSTTVVQDGGGGAYNATRPSGPEGTTLYTDMGTDFSLEMETSTETTVEHTSANSNNIPEQEPPSDEMPIIAVMVALSSLLVIVFIIIILYMLRFKKYKQAGSHSNSFRLTNGRSDETELQSVPLLARSPSTNRKYPPLPVDKLEEEMNRRMADDNKLFREEFNALPVCPIQASCDAASKEENKEKNRYVNILPYDHSRVHLLSLEGVPDSDFINASFINGYQEKNKFIAAQGPKEETVNDFWRMIWEQNTATIVMVTNLKERKECKCAQYWPDQGCWTYGNIRVSVEDMMVLVDYTIRKFCIQQVGDVSGKKPQRLVTQFHFTSWPDFGVPFTPIGMLKFLKKVKNCNPQYAGPIVVHCSAGVGRTGTFIVIDAMLDMMNTERKVDVFGFVTRIRAQRCQMVQTDMQYVFIFQAMLEHYLYGDTELEVTSLESHLAKLYAPSPGAGCGGMEAEFKVCVYKLTSIKIQNDKMRTGNLPANMKKNRVLQIIPYEFNRVIIPVKRGEENTDYVNASFIDGYRQKDSYMACQGPLQHTIEDFWRMIWEWRSCSIVMLTELEERGQEKCAQYWPSDGVVVYGDISIELKREEESESYTVRDLLVTNNRENKARAVRLFHFHGWPEVGIPTDGKGMINIIAAVQKQQQQSGNHPITVHCSAGAGRTGTFCALSTVLERVKAEGILDVFQTVKSLRLQRPHMVQTLEQYEFCYKVVQEYIDAFSDYANFK